In Opitutus sp., one genomic interval encodes:
- a CDS encoding pyridoxine 5'-phosphate synthase codes for MILLGVNIDHCATVRQARYRGYNQTAPGPVEPDPVALAVLSERAGADGITIHLREDRRHIQEHDVWRLKEVATTRINLELACTPAMIDFALKVRPHSVCVVPESREEISTEGGLDVVARRAQVKACIEAMNAAGIITSLFIDADPAQIDLSAELGAPWIELHTGSWANAWLTPDRATEFSRLKQGALRAHAAGLVVNAGHGINYDNVTEIRTLPHVHELNIGHTIISRALTTGIEAAVRDMKRLMNP; via the coding sequence ATGATTCTTCTCGGCGTTAATATCGACCACTGCGCTACCGTTCGTCAGGCCCGTTATCGCGGCTACAACCAGACCGCCCCCGGCCCCGTTGAACCGGATCCCGTTGCCCTAGCCGTGTTATCCGAGCGCGCCGGTGCCGATGGCATCACCATCCATTTACGTGAAGACCGCCGCCACATCCAGGAGCACGACGTCTGGCGGCTCAAGGAAGTGGCCACCACGCGCATCAACCTAGAGTTAGCCTGCACGCCGGCGATGATCGACTTCGCCCTGAAAGTGCGCCCCCACTCGGTGTGCGTGGTGCCGGAAAGCCGCGAGGAAATCTCCACCGAGGGCGGACTCGATGTGGTGGCGCGTCGCGCCCAGGTCAAAGCCTGCATCGAGGCGATGAACGCCGCCGGTATCATCACCAGTCTTTTTATCGACGCCGATCCAGCTCAGATCGACCTGAGCGCCGAACTGGGTGCGCCCTGGATCGAGCTGCACACCGGCTCCTGGGCCAACGCCTGGCTCACTCCGGACCGCGCCACCGAATTCTCCCGCCTGAAACAAGGTGCGCTCCGTGCCCACGCCGCCGGGTTGGTCGTCAACGCGGGCCACGGCATAAATTACGACAACGTGACTGAGATCCGCACCCTGCCCCACGTTCACGAACTCAACATCGGCCACACGATCATCAGCCGCGCCCTCACCACCGGCATCGAGGCTGCCGTGCGCGACATGAAGCGCCTCATGAATCCCTGA
- the acpS gene encoding holo-ACP synthase has product MNLQLPPGGLLLGLGSDLIDIERIRGVLDRQGERFLDRVFTDEERAYCLGMKHPHKHLAARFAAKEAVAKAFTTGIGAELGWKSISVYHGIRHEPLVRLDEAGEALLKHVGGTQVILTLSHTDTAAMAVAAIVRAV; this is encoded by the coding sequence ATGAACCTCCAACTCCCCCCCGGCGGACTACTCCTCGGCCTTGGCTCCGACCTGATCGACATCGAGCGCATCCGCGGTGTACTCGATCGTCAGGGCGAGCGCTTTCTCGATCGGGTGTTTACGGACGAAGAGCGCGCCTACTGCCTCGGCATGAAGCACCCGCACAAACACCTCGCCGCCCGGTTTGCGGCCAAAGAGGCGGTGGCCAAAGCGTTCACCACCGGGATCGGCGCGGAGCTGGGCTGGAAATCTATTTCAGTTTACCACGGCATTCGCCACGAGCCGCTGGTTCGCCTCGACGAAGCGGGCGAGGCGCTGCTCAAACACGTCGGCGGCACCCAAGTGATCCTCACGCTCTCGCACACCGACACTGCGGCGATGGCCGTGGCAGCGATCGTCCGTGCGGTGTAG
- a CDS encoding ABC transporter ATP-binding protein: MSEHPILKVERLTQTYPTTAGLITVLHEVSFALSAGESLAIVGPSGSGKTTLLGLCAGLDRPSGGEVSISGEALGGLGEDERARVRNQQVGFVFQNFQLIPTLTALENVLVPLELRGESGRDGEARALLQRVGLGAREGHYPIQLSGGEQQRVALARAFINKPKILFCDEPTGNLDGATSHAMVELIFGLNREAGTTLVLVTHDLELAKKCGRVLRLRDGRVVE; encoded by the coding sequence ATGAGTGAACACCCTATTTTAAAAGTCGAGCGGCTCACCCAAACCTATCCGACCACCGCCGGGCTGATCACGGTTTTGCATGAGGTGAGTTTTGCCCTGAGTGCGGGCGAGAGTCTGGCGATCGTCGGGCCGTCGGGCAGCGGCAAAACGACCTTGCTCGGGCTGTGTGCCGGGCTTGACCGGCCCAGTGGTGGCGAGGTGTCCATCTCGGGTGAGGCGCTGGGCGGACTTGGCGAGGACGAGCGTGCCCGGGTGCGCAATCAGCAGGTCGGCTTCGTGTTTCAAAATTTTCAGCTGATTCCGACGCTCACGGCGCTGGAAAACGTGTTGGTGCCGCTGGAGCTGCGCGGCGAAAGCGGGCGGGATGGCGAGGCGCGGGCGTTGCTGCAGCGCGTGGGGCTGGGTGCGCGCGAGGGGCATTACCCGATCCAGCTTTCGGGTGGAGAGCAGCAGCGGGTGGCGCTCGCGCGGGCGTTTATCAACAAGCCAAAGATTTTGTTCTGCGACGAGCCGACGGGTAACCTCGATGGGGCGACCTCGCATGCGATGGTCGAATTGATTTTTGGGTTAAACCGCGAAGCGGGTACGACGCTGGTGCTGGTGACGCATGACCTGGAGCTGGCGAAAAAATGCGGCCGGGTGCTGCGCCTGCGCGACGGGCGCGTGGTGGAATGA
- a CDS encoding LysM peptidoglycan-binding domain-containing protein codes for MTTPLSLRLRLSLVLGLYGSALLAPASFALTSSEVDSLTTKASRGNAIAQYTLGLALADPREPAYEPAQAYVWLSLASLNGTTSKALSTLTQQLSPADLAEGKRRLEAAIADPVSPAISPITSSAESNANSPVISRPAAPHLADPDKLGIELAAAHKEKELVKAELTAQLADTRKRIAIAEAALQSKDREITLLSARLTDPNRTLAGGVNPPSNPVTTAAPAPAAAELTSLRNERDQLQISANATANELAELRAKFAKSTSEVNAQREKLERLSADVTAARRAQALAEAEGGNLKAAAQLAAAERRTAAAQLKTATAELAAVKEAAATPTAPAPQAATVKALETELASLTTRLTDANHLATTAQTDLAAKHAEITALQARVDAASLTSGSLPALQSERDRLAETLKSRDQAQAQLTAQLTQATAEAAGLRGQIAQLQSAATTSATELTALRTQVSAAAQAAATSATASQSAAAQNATELEALRAQLAAAQRTLAEQRTALDQTAEVAGLRSQIAQLQSAAAASSTELTTLRAQVAAATQAAATAAKTPASAAVPPATAAELEALRTQLAAAQTTIEEQRTGLTQAVENLAGARKTISLITADLVAVQDLLREARTPNAATQTPMPAQVYPAELEAAARLAELEKAKTTSDTQLAAALRSFTLQQTEITRLQTALASINDECIATGAKLAAATTELSTLRPQAASASAATTETEILRAQLTSARRAAADQSTAAAAAAVDLADARKTVDAATAELVTTRDQLRQTQATAEATAIELQQAKTRLALAGSLPAGTTPSRPAPFPTITLNLPPARPAAPVAQPPVVKLEAPAVAAARYHTVGAGDSLSRIAKQYYGNSNRWNEILEANRAVIRNPDNLTAGTKLRIP; via the coding sequence TCGCCCCCGCCAGCTTCGCCCTCACCTCAAGCGAGGTCGATTCACTCACCACCAAGGCATCCCGTGGCAACGCCATCGCCCAATACACCCTCGGACTCGCCTTGGCCGACCCCCGCGAACCCGCCTACGAGCCCGCCCAGGCCTATGTCTGGCTGAGCCTCGCCAGCCTCAACGGCACGACCAGCAAGGCGCTTTCAACCCTTACCCAACAGTTGAGCCCCGCCGACCTCGCCGAGGGCAAACGCCGCCTCGAAGCCGCCATCGCCGACCCGGTCAGTCCGGCCATCTCGCCCATCACCTCCAGCGCGGAATCGAACGCCAACTCCCCGGTGATTTCGCGCCCCGCCGCCCCCCACCTCGCCGACCCGGACAAACTCGGCATCGAGCTTGCCGCCGCCCATAAGGAAAAAGAGCTGGTCAAGGCCGAGCTGACCGCGCAACTGGCCGACACCCGCAAACGCATCGCCATCGCCGAAGCGGCCCTCCAGAGCAAAGACCGCGAGATTACCCTACTGAGCGCCCGCCTCACCGACCCCAACCGCACCCTCGCCGGCGGTGTAAACCCTCCCTCCAACCCCGTCACCACGGCAGCCCCCGCGCCCGCGGCCGCCGAACTCACGTCGCTGCGCAACGAGCGCGACCAGCTCCAGATCTCCGCCAACGCCACGGCCAACGAACTCGCTGAACTGCGCGCCAAGTTCGCCAAATCCACCTCCGAAGTGAATGCGCAACGCGAAAAACTCGAGCGCCTCAGCGCCGACGTCACCGCCGCCCGCCGCGCCCAAGCCCTCGCCGAAGCCGAAGGCGGCAACCTCAAGGCCGCCGCTCAACTCGCCGCCGCCGAACGCCGCACCGCAGCCGCACAACTCAAGACCGCCACCGCCGAGCTCGCCGCCGTCAAAGAAGCCGCCGCCACCCCGACCGCCCCCGCTCCCCAGGCCGCCACGGTTAAGGCCCTCGAAACCGAGCTGGCCTCCCTCACCACGCGCCTCACCGACGCCAACCACCTCGCCACCACCGCCCAGACCGACCTCGCCGCCAAACACGCCGAAATCACCGCCCTCCAGGCCCGCGTCGATGCCGCATCCCTTACCTCCGGCAGCCTACCTGCCCTTCAGTCCGAGCGCGATCGCCTCGCCGAAACGCTGAAGTCCCGCGATCAGGCCCAGGCTCAACTCACCGCCCAACTCACCCAAGCCACCGCCGAAGCCGCCGGCCTGCGTGGTCAAATCGCCCAACTCCAATCCGCCGCAACTACCTCGGCCACCGAGTTAACCGCCCTGCGCACACAGGTGTCTGCCGCCGCTCAGGCCGCCGCAACCTCGGCCACCGCCTCCCAATCCGCAGCCGCCCAGAACGCCACTGAACTGGAAGCCCTGCGCGCCCAACTCGCCGCCGCTCAACGCACGCTCGCCGAACAGCGCACCGCCCTTGACCAAACCGCCGAGGTCGCCGGCCTGCGTAGCCAAATCGCCCAGCTCCAGTCCGCCGCGGCAGCCTCGAGCACCGAGTTAACCACCCTGCGCGCCCAAGTGGCCGCTGCGACCCAAGCCGCCGCTACCGCCGCCAAGACCCCCGCCTCAGCCGCCGTCCCGCCCGCGACCGCCGCCGAACTGGAGGCGCTGCGCACGCAACTCGCCGCCGCCCAAACCACCATCGAAGAGCAACGCACTGGCCTGACCCAAGCGGTCGAAAACTTGGCCGGCGCACGCAAAACCATCAGCCTAATCACTGCCGACCTCGTTGCAGTCCAGGATCTCCTGCGCGAAGCCCGCACCCCGAACGCGGCCACCCAGACGCCCATGCCGGCGCAAGTCTACCCGGCCGAACTGGAGGCCGCAGCGCGCCTGGCCGAACTGGAAAAAGCCAAGACAACCTCCGACACCCAACTGGCCGCCGCCCTGCGCTCGTTCACCTTGCAACAAACCGAGATCACCCGTCTCCAGACCGCTCTCGCCAGCATCAACGACGAATGCATCGCCACGGGCGCCAAACTCGCCGCCGCAACCACCGAGTTAAGCACCCTGCGCCCACAAGCCGCCTCGGCCTCCGCCGCTACCACTGAGACCGAAATTTTACGCGCCCAGCTCACCTCTGCCCGCCGCGCCGCTGCCGACCAAAGCACCGCCGCCGCCGCGGCTGCCGTCGACCTGGCCGATGCCCGCAAAACCGTGGACGCAGCCACCGCCGAACTCGTTACCACGCGCGACCAACTGCGGCAGACCCAGGCCACAGCGGAGGCCACCGCCATCGAGCTCCAGCAGGCCAAAACCCGCCTGGCCCTGGCCGGCAGTCTGCCCGCCGGCACCACGCCCTCGCGCCCCGCCCCATTCCCAACGATCACGCTTAACCTGCCACCAGCCCGGCCCGCGGCCCCGGTTGCGCAGCCCCCAGTGGTTAAACTGGAAGCGCCAGCAGTGGCCGCCGCCCGCTATCACACGGTCGGTGCGGGTGACTCCCTCTCGCGCATCGCTAAGCAGTATTACGGTAACTCCAACCGCTGGAACGAAATCCTCGAAGCCAACCGCGCCGTCATCCGCAACCCGGACAACCTCACTGCTGGAACCAAGTTGCGCATCCCCTGA
- a CDS encoding pyruvate, phosphate dikinase, which produces MSPAHLPSQTHQSPTPVAPKYLYTWGSGHAEGNGGMKNLLGGKGANLAEMTRIGLPVPPGFTLTTEVCTYYYDHARTYPASLQADIEAGIHNMEQIMGYRFGDADNFPLLVAVRSGARESMPGMMDTILNLGLNDQTVLALARATQNDRFAWDCYRRFIQMYGDVVLGVQKGPHEDHEPFEVAIASLKHERYQAEIDDALLTAADQQELVKRFQAIVLERTGKAFPSDPWEQLRGAAGAVFGSWMNDRAMVYRAKYHIPSEWGTAVNVQAMAYGNTGETSGSGVAFTRNPANGINEFYGEFLLNAQGEDVVAGVRTPLPVADLAQKMPACYAELLRVRTVLETHFRDMQDIEFTIQEGKLFMLQTRNGKRTATAALKIALDLHRAGVIDWRTAVLRNPADQLDQLLAPIFDPRELAKLTPLATGLPAGPGAASGRIYFNAERAVQAAAQGEKVILVRLETSPEDLRGMIAAEGILTARGGVSSHAALVARQMGKVCVCGLAALHIDYDHKRLRIGTSDFSEGDALSLDGTLGHVYAGLVKTAPSEIIAGLLHADPLARATEKFKDYEQLMQWCAEATRLQVRTNADTPEQTRQALAFGASGIGLIRSEHMFFAGDRIDAMREMILADSAHAREAALAKLLPFQRDDFIGIFSALDGLPATIRLLDPPLHEFLPHTHKQQLDLARKLDLPLEKIVQRVQSLAEFNPMLGFRGCRLGIKYPEITVMQARAIFEAAASVPNAQPEIMVPLVGFKKELDLQVGLIHETARAVMAERGVTLNYTVGTMIEVPRGALTADEIAHTAEFFSFGTNDLTQTCLGMSRDDIGGFLIPYQEAEILKANPFATLDQSGVGQLIEIAIAKGRRTRPGLKLGLCGEHGGDPTSVRYCHQIGLTYVSCSPFRVPVARLAAAQAALSDAVANG; this is translated from the coding sequence ATGTCACCCGCCCATCTGCCTTCCCAAACTCATCAGTCGCCCACTCCCGTGGCTCCTAAATACCTTTATACATGGGGTTCCGGCCACGCCGAGGGCAACGGCGGGATGAAAAACTTGCTCGGCGGTAAGGGCGCCAACCTCGCCGAGATGACCCGCATCGGCCTTCCCGTGCCTCCCGGTTTTACCCTCACCACTGAGGTATGTACTTATTATTACGATCACGCCCGCACTTACCCGGCATCGCTGCAGGCCGATATCGAGGCAGGCATCCATAATATGGAACAAATCATGGGCTACCGTTTCGGCGACGCCGATAATTTTCCGCTGCTGGTCGCGGTGCGTTCCGGTGCGCGCGAATCCATGCCCGGCATGATGGATACTATTCTTAATCTTGGCTTGAACGACCAGACCGTCCTCGCCCTCGCCCGTGCTACCCAGAACGACCGCTTCGCCTGGGACTGTTATCGCCGCTTTATTCAGATGTACGGCGATGTCGTGCTGGGCGTGCAAAAAGGCCCGCACGAAGACCATGAACCCTTCGAGGTCGCCATCGCTTCACTTAAACACGAGCGCTACCAAGCCGAAATCGACGACGCGCTGCTCACCGCCGCCGACCAACAGGAGCTCGTTAAGCGTTTCCAGGCGATTGTCTTGGAACGCACCGGCAAGGCGTTTCCGTCTGATCCGTGGGAACAATTGCGCGGTGCGGCGGGGGCCGTTTTTGGCTCGTGGATGAATGACCGCGCGATGGTTTACCGCGCGAAGTACCACATCCCCAGCGAGTGGGGCACGGCCGTCAATGTTCAGGCCATGGCTTACGGCAACACGGGCGAAACCTCCGGCTCCGGCGTGGCGTTTACGCGCAACCCAGCTAACGGTATCAACGAGTTCTACGGCGAGTTTTTGCTCAACGCACAGGGCGAGGACGTCGTCGCCGGTGTGCGCACCCCGTTGCCCGTCGCCGACCTCGCGCAAAAAATGCCCGCCTGTTACGCCGAATTGCTGCGCGTGCGCACCGTCTTGGAAACGCATTTCCGCGACATGCAGGATATCGAGTTCACCATCCAGGAGGGTAAGTTGTTCATGTTGCAGACGCGCAACGGCAAGCGAACTGCCACGGCAGCTCTCAAGATCGCCCTCGATCTCCACCGCGCCGGAGTCATCGACTGGCGCACCGCGGTCTTGCGCAATCCCGCCGACCAACTCGATCAACTGCTCGCGCCAATCTTCGATCCGCGTGAGCTCGCCAAACTCACGCCACTGGCCACCGGTTTGCCCGCCGGTCCGGGCGCGGCTTCGGGGCGGATTTATTTCAACGCCGAGCGTGCGGTTCAGGCCGCCGCCCAGGGTGAAAAGGTCATCTTGGTACGCCTCGAAACTTCGCCCGAGGACCTGCGCGGCATGATCGCCGCCGAGGGTATTTTGACGGCGCGTGGCGGGGTGTCCTCGCACGCTGCGCTGGTTGCCCGCCAGATGGGTAAAGTCTGCGTGTGCGGGCTTGCGGCCTTGCACATCGACTACGACCACAAGCGCTTGCGGATCGGAACAAGCGATTTCAGCGAAGGCGATGCGCTCTCCCTCGACGGCACCCTCGGCCACGTTTACGCCGGATTGGTTAAAACCGCGCCGTCGGAGATCATCGCCGGTTTGCTGCACGCCGACCCGCTCGCCCGCGCCACCGAAAAGTTCAAGGACTACGAGCAACTCATGCAGTGGTGCGCCGAGGCGACCCGCCTGCAAGTGCGTACCAACGCCGACACACCCGAGCAGACGCGCCAAGCGTTGGCGTTTGGCGCAAGCGGCATCGGTTTGATCCGCAGTGAACACATGTTTTTCGCCGGCGACCGCATCGACGCCATGCGCGAGATGATTCTGGCTGACAGCGCCCACGCCCGCGAAGCCGCGCTAGCCAAATTACTCCCGTTTCAACGCGACGACTTCATCGGGATTTTCAGCGCGCTCGACGGCTTGCCGGCGACCATCCGCCTGCTCGATCCGCCGTTACACGAGTTTTTGCCCCACACGCACAAGCAACAGCTCGACCTGGCCCGCAAGCTCGACTTGCCACTGGAAAAAATCGTGCAACGCGTCCAGTCGCTCGCCGAGTTTAACCCGATGCTCGGCTTCCGTGGCTGCCGCCTGGGCATCAAATACCCGGAGATCACGGTCATGCAGGCGCGGGCAATTTTTGAGGCCGCAGCGAGCGTGCCCAACGCCCAGCCTGAAATCATGGTGCCGCTGGTGGGTTTCAAAAAGGAACTCGATCTGCAAGTCGGGCTCATCCACGAGACCGCCCGCGCGGTCATGGCGGAGCGCGGAGTCACTTTAAATTACACGGTCGGCACGATGATCGAGGTACCGCGCGGCGCACTGACCGCCGACGAAATCGCCCACACCGCCGAGTTTTTCAGCTTCGGCACGAACGACCTCACGCAGACCTGCCTGGGCATGTCGCGCGACGACATCGGCGGTTTTTTGATTCCCTATCAGGAGGCCGAAATCTTGAAGGCCAACCCGTTCGCCACGCTTGATCAGAGCGGGGTCGGGCAGTTGATCGAGATCGCGATTGCCAAAGGACGGCGGACGCGTCCTGGGCTCAAGCTCGGGTTGTGCGGCGAACACGGCGGCGACCCGACCTCGGTGCGTTATTGTCACCAAATTGGGCTGACGTATGTGTCGTGTTCGCCGTTCCGCGTACCGGTGGCGCGTTTGGCGGCGGCGCAGGCGGCGCTCAGCGATGCGGTGGCGAACGGCTAA
- a CDS encoding arylesterase, translating into MKVIISLLVSIALGFATLLAAEPAPKTILFYGDSLTAGYGLDDASTQAFPGLIQQKITAAALPYRVINAGLSGETTAGGLRRIDWVLRVPVDIFVLELGGNDGLRGLPPAVAAKNLQAIIDRVRVKNPAVKIVITGMQMPVSMGEDYRQKFAAIFPALAEANQATLLPFLLETVGGELELNLADGVHPNAAGHRIVAENVWTALSPLLRE; encoded by the coding sequence ATGAAGGTTATCATTTCGCTCCTCGTTTCCATCGCGCTGGGATTCGCGACGCTGCTCGCCGCCGAGCCCGCGCCCAAAACCATCCTCTTTTACGGCGACAGCCTCACCGCCGGTTACGGCCTGGACGACGCCAGCACGCAGGCGTTTCCCGGCCTCATTCAGCAAAAAATCACCGCCGCCGCCCTGCCCTACCGCGTCATCAACGCCGGCCTGAGCGGGGAAACCACCGCCGGTGGCCTGCGCCGTATCGATTGGGTGTTGCGCGTGCCGGTGGACATTTTCGTCCTCGAACTCGGCGGCAACGACGGCCTGCGAGGATTGCCCCCCGCCGTAGCCGCCAAAAACCTACAAGCCATCATCGACCGGGTGCGCGTAAAAAACCCGGCGGTTAAAATCGTCATCACCGGCATGCAGATGCCCGTGAGCATGGGTGAGGATTACCGGCAAAAATTTGCCGCCATTTTCCCGGCGCTCGCCGAAGCCAACCAAGCCACGCTGCTGCCGTTTTTATTGGAAACCGTGGGCGGCGAACTGGAGCTCAACTTGGCCGATGGCGTACACCCCAACGCCGCCGGCCACCGGATCGTGGCGGAGAACGTGTGGACGGCGCTTAGCCCGCTGCTGCGCGAGTAG
- the tgt gene encoding tRNA guanosine(34) transglycosylase Tgt, with protein sequence MSRLAFQLEKTAPGTRARAARFQTLHGEVRTPVFMPVGTQATVKNMNADGLRALGTQCLLANTFHLLLRPGPEVFKKFGGIHRFMDWDRPVLTDSGGFQIFSLPEDREMTEDGATFRSYVDGSLHHLSPESSIGMQRTIGSDIMMVLDQCIPSTADHATAEAAMHLTHRWAERSLRARGESPQALFGIVQGACHRDLRLRSAAYLRNLPFDGLAIGGLAVGETHAQRYEFTGIVTAELPENLPRYLMGVGTPIDILEAVHRGVDMFDCIIPGQLAQRGTAFTSHGKIHFRRAVYKLADEPLDARCDCSTCRKHSRAYIHHLIKSDETLGWQLIAHHNIAFYHRLMAEMRAAIFDSTFAAYYEIKRHELDRDDEANPPVHPAPARPPTVPTLGDYDIHRSHCGTFSSIRQLSSGEVMHSVSAPEVEANRLYITQSRLAERLLRRTPEGTSPLVIWDVGLGAASNAMAALRCAEQQAAALGADALRPLHIVSFECDLDPLTLAARYASAFPHLRHPAPHVLLREKRWVNPASLIAWTLHHGDFLAHLESSPAPDLIFYDPFSAKTDTGLWTADVFGRIHRQCGGRPAELYTYSAATSVRVALLRSGFFVGEGVGTGPKATTTVAFSHIDDPTAPCHPARLLGTEWLGRWSRSHSKYPPDVAADARPEFEKRITGHPQFGGPAGV encoded by the coding sequence ATGTCCCGCCTCGCCTTTCAGCTCGAAAAAACCGCCCCCGGCACCCGCGCCCGCGCCGCCCGCTTCCAGACCCTCCACGGCGAGGTGCGCACGCCTGTCTTCATGCCGGTCGGCACTCAGGCCACGGTTAAAAACATGAACGCCGACGGCCTGCGCGCCCTCGGCACCCAGTGTCTTTTGGCCAACACCTTTCACCTCCTCCTCCGTCCCGGCCCCGAGGTGTTTAAAAAGTTCGGAGGCATCCACCGGTTTATGGACTGGGACCGCCCGGTTCTGACCGACTCGGGTGGCTTTCAGATTTTTTCGCTGCCGGAGGACCGGGAAATGACTGAGGACGGCGCCACGTTTCGCAGCTACGTGGACGGTTCTCTGCACCACCTTTCGCCTGAATCCAGCATCGGCATGCAGCGCACCATTGGCAGCGACATCATGATGGTGCTCGACCAGTGCATTCCCTCGACTGCCGACCACGCCACCGCCGAGGCCGCCATGCACCTGACGCACCGCTGGGCCGAGCGCTCGCTGCGCGCCCGCGGCGAATCGCCCCAGGCTCTCTTTGGTATCGTCCAGGGCGCCTGCCACCGCGACCTGCGCCTGCGCAGCGCCGCGTACCTGCGCAACTTGCCCTTTGACGGCCTCGCCATCGGCGGCCTCGCCGTCGGTGAAACCCACGCCCAGCGCTACGAGTTTACCGGGATCGTCACAGCCGAGTTACCCGAAAACCTGCCTCGCTACCTGATGGGCGTGGGCACCCCGATCGACATTTTGGAGGCGGTGCATCGCGGCGTGGACATGTTCGACTGCATCATCCCCGGGCAACTCGCCCAGCGCGGCACCGCCTTCACCTCCCACGGTAAAATCCACTTTCGCCGAGCCGTCTATAAACTCGCCGACGAGCCGCTCGACGCCCGCTGCGATTGCTCGACCTGCCGCAAGCATTCACGCGCCTACATCCATCACCTGATCAAGAGCGACGAAACCCTCGGCTGGCAGTTGATTGCCCATCACAATATCGCCTTTTACCACCGGCTGATGGCGGAGATGCGGGCCGCCATTTTCGACAGCACCTTCGCCGCCTACTACGAAATCAAACGCCACGAACTCGACCGCGACGACGAGGCCAATCCGCCCGTTCATCCCGCGCCCGCCCGCCCGCCGACCGTTCCCACGCTGGGCGACTACGACATTCACCGCTCCCACTGCGGGACGTTTTCCAGTATTCGCCAACTGAGTTCGGGCGAGGTCATGCACTCCGTTTCAGCTCCCGAAGTGGAAGCCAACCGCCTCTACATTACCCAATCGCGCCTGGCCGAACGCCTGCTCCGCCGCACGCCCGAAGGCACCTCGCCCCTGGTGATCTGGGACGTGGGCCTCGGTGCCGCCTCCAACGCCATGGCGGCTCTGCGCTGCGCCGAGCAACAGGCGGCCGCCCTAGGTGCCGACGCGCTGCGCCCGCTGCACATCGTGAGTTTCGAGTGCGACCTCGATCCGCTCACCTTGGCTGCCCGCTACGCCTCGGCGTTTCCCCATTTGCGCCACCCCGCGCCCCACGTGCTGCTGCGCGAAAAACGCTGGGTGAATCCCGCCAGCCTGATCGCGTGGACGCTCCACCACGGCGACTTCCTTGCGCACCTCGAAAGCTCCCCCGCACCCGACCTGATTTTCTACGATCCGTTTTCCGCCAAAACGGACACCGGCCTGTGGACTGCTGACGTGTTCGGACGAATACATCGTCAGTGCGGCGGACGCCCCGCCGAGCTCTACACTTACTCCGCCGCCACTTCGGTGCGCGTGGCGCTACTGCGCTCCGGTTTCTTCGTGGGTGAAGGTGTCGGCACGGGGCCCAAGGCGACCACCACGGTGGCGTTTAGCCATATCGACGACCCGACCGCTCCCTGTCACCCGGCGCGGCTACTGGGTACCGAATGGCTCGGCCGTTGGAGCCGCAGCCATTCTAAATATCCACCCGACGTCGCTGCGGACGCTCGCCCGGAGTTCGAGAAACGCATCACGGGCCACCCCCAGTTCGGTGGTCCGGCCGGGGTTTAA
- a CDS encoding 3-methyladenine DNA glycosylase, whose protein sequence is MLPEAVWRAQQQAHQERVALWADPHLARASRGEKHPVYDFLFTYYAFRAAWLRQWHPGPDVTLAGEAAHEFLRWPEYRETPAGVRLDPSSLPAKRRTSLIWIRDLLAATTTRAPAFGCFGLHEWAMVYRQTPAEVRHNAYPLRFAPEELARIVESQPLRCTHFDAFRFFTAPARPLNKHQPNRDTLSEHEQRGCLHANMDLYKWASKLAPFTPSDLLADCFELAYDLRELDMRASPYDLAALGFSPIPIETPEGRMEYERQQRAFTARSEPLRARLLGLCETLLSA, encoded by the coding sequence TTGCTGCCGGAAGCCGTCTGGCGTGCCCAGCAACAGGCCCACCAGGAGCGCGTGGCACTTTGGGCGGACCCTCACCTCGCCCGCGCCTCCCGCGGCGAGAAACACCCGGTCTACGACTTCCTATTCACCTACTACGCCTTCCGCGCCGCCTGGCTGCGCCAATGGCACCCGGGCCCCGACGTCACCCTCGCCGGTGAAGCCGCCCACGAATTCCTCCGCTGGCCCGAATACCGCGAAACACCCGCCGGCGTCCGCCTCGATCCGTCCAGCCTGCCCGCCAAACGCCGTACCTCCTTGATCTGGATCCGCGACCTGCTCGCCGCCACGACAACGCGCGCGCCGGCCTTTGGCTGCTTCGGGCTGCACGAATGGGCCATGGTGTACCGCCAAACCCCCGCCGAGGTGCGCCACAACGCCTACCCCCTGCGCTTCGCCCCCGAGGAACTGGCCCGCATTGTCGAAAGCCAACCGCTGCGCTGCACCCATTTTGACGCCTTCCGGTTTTTCACCGCCCCGGCCCGACCGCTCAACAAACACCAGCCCAATCGCGACACCCTCAGCGAGCACGAGCAACGCGGCTGCCTGCACGCCAACATGGACCTCTACAAATGGGCCTCCAAACTCGCGCCCTTCACCCCCAGCGACCTGCTGGCGGACTGCTTTGAGCTGGCCTACGATCTGCGCGAACTCGACATGCGCGCCAGCCCCTACGATCTGGCGGCGCTGGGGTTTTCCCCGATCCCGATTGAAACCCCGGAAGGCCGCATGGAGTACGAGCGCCAGCAACGCGCTTTCACTGCCCGCAGCGAACCCCTGCGCGCCCGCTTACTCGGCCTGTGCGAAACCCTTTTATCGGCATAG